A stretch of the Desulforegula conservatrix Mb1Pa genome encodes the following:
- a CDS encoding rhodanese-like domain-containing protein, whose product MKRFSRIITIIAATACVFIATGAVYANEFSKQELTNEEIAVNFYNEVKRGGYEVVNTAELKKWIDEKKDIILVDTMPLESSYKKNHLPKALQMEFPIPEMTEIKPDVQDALVKLLGVEKNKTIVFYCGFPKCTRSHNAAMWAKKLGYTNVYRYPGGIKAWMESGFPVEP is encoded by the coding sequence ATGAAACGTTTTTCAAGAATTATCACAATAATTGCTGCTACTGCTTGCGTATTCATTGCAACAGGGGCGGTCTATGCTAACGAGTTCAGCAAGCAGGAACTGACAAATGAAGAAATAGCCGTGAATTTTTATAATGAAGTTAAAAGGGGCGGCTATGAGGTTGTAAATACCGCCGAGCTTAAGAAATGGATCGATGAGAAAAAGGATATCATACTCGTTGACACCATGCCTCTTGAAAGCAGCTACAAGAAAAACCATCTTCCCAAGGCTCTCCAGATGGAGTTTCCAATTCCTGAAATGACAGAAATTAAGCCTGATGTTCAGGATGCCCTTGTTAAGCTTCTCGGCGTTGAGAAGAACAAAACAATCGTTTTTTACTGTGGATTCCCGAAATGCACCAGAAGTCACAATGCCGCAATGTGGGCCAAGAAACTCGGATACACAAATGTTTACAGATATCCGGGCGGAATCAAGGCTTGGATGGAGTCAGGTTTTCCTGTTGAGCCATAA
- a CDS encoding aspartate:alanine exchanger family transporter: MEILISFLNQQPFLALFLVIATGYALGSINIKGFSLGVGAVIFSGLFIGAIATKSQPPPMVGTLGLVMFLYGLGVQYGKQFFEGLTGKAGRKFNLLAVIALIAASAVSIIEMYVLNTSNPLIVGLFAGSGTSSACMQAAMEAAKNTEPAVGYSLSYPFGVFGAILCMYVMQLIIKPNIEASSSSRLELLEVAIHSADVIGRPIGEIVPRLPVGVRILLARIGNENMHPDPELILGADDVLFLEGINKASIDSAREMLGKQATGRLVCDRSDIDYLHVFVSKPNLIGMMLSDLKMPEGIEATISHIQRGDSEMLITPSITLEYGDRIGLLANRKSFDDLRKFFGNSIKTTTEFSYISLGIGMVLGVLLGVTPIPVPMIGTIKLGIAGGSLIVALILGKLGRTGKLTWTMPLSANITLRNFGLSIFLAQVGMSSGAPFINVVKDSGFTLIIAGACILLALALIPMIIGHYVMRIPFDELLGITAGVTGNPAILAYAYRTVPSDRVEICYAMIFPAATILKILIAQIMIAVFAGG, encoded by the coding sequence ATGGAGATACTGATCTCATTTCTAAACCAGCAGCCGTTCCTGGCTCTGTTTCTGGTAATTGCCACAGGATATGCGTTAGGCTCAATAAATATCAAGGGGTTTTCCCTTGGTGTTGGAGCCGTTATTTTTTCAGGCCTTTTCATTGGTGCAATCGCCACCAAGAGCCAACCTCCACCTATGGTCGGCACACTGGGACTGGTCATGTTTCTTTATGGACTTGGCGTGCAGTATGGGAAACAGTTTTTCGAAGGTCTGACAGGCAAGGCAGGGCGCAAATTCAACCTGCTTGCCGTGATAGCTCTGATCGCCGCATCTGCCGTAAGCATCATAGAAATGTATGTGCTTAATACTTCCAATCCTTTGATTGTCGGTCTTTTCGCAGGGTCAGGAACAAGTTCCGCATGTATGCAGGCTGCCATGGAAGCTGCGAAAAACACCGAGCCTGCGGTCGGCTACAGCCTTTCATATCCTTTTGGTGTGTTTGGCGCCATCCTTTGCATGTACGTCATGCAGCTTATAATAAAACCTAATATCGAGGCATCTTCTTCATCAAGACTTGAGCTTCTCGAGGTAGCCATCCATTCGGCAGATGTGATAGGACGTCCGATCGGAGAAATAGTCCCTCGATTGCCTGTGGGAGTCCGAATTCTTCTGGCCCGCATAGGAAATGAAAACATGCATCCTGATCCCGAGCTGATTCTGGGCGCTGACGATGTTCTGTTTCTTGAAGGCATAAACAAGGCTTCGATTGATTCTGCACGCGAGATGCTGGGCAAACAGGCCACTGGCCGTCTTGTCTGTGATCGCAGCGACATCGATTATCTCCACGTTTTTGTTTCAAAACCCAATCTTATTGGAATGATGCTGTCCGATTTAAAGATGCCTGAAGGTATTGAAGCAACCATCTCCCATATCCAGCGCGGTGACTCCGAAATGCTTATCACACCAAGCATTACCCTTGAATACGGTGATCGTATCGGCTTGCTTGCAAACCGCAAGTCATTTGATGATTTGAGAAAATTCTTCGGCAACTCGATCAAGACTACAACCGAATTCAGTTATATTTCCCTTGGCATAGGAATGGTTCTGGGCGTTCTTCTGGGCGTTACACCAATACCTGTTCCCATGATAGGAACGATCAAGCTGGGGATTGCCGGAGGATCGCTCATTGTCGCTCTTATCCTCGGAAAACTTGGCCGAACCGGAAAACTTACCTGGACAATGCCGCTTTCAGCAAACATCACCCTTAGAAACTTTGGTCTTTCCATATTTCTTGCCCAGGTTGGAATGAGTTCAGGCGCTCCATTCATAAATGTGGTCAAGGACAGCGGATTTACCCTGATTATTGCCGGTGCATGCATTCTTTTGGCCCTCGCACTGATCCCTATGATTATCGGCCATTATGTCATGCGGATTCCATTTGACGAACTACTCGGTATAACAGCCGGTGTCACAGGCAATCCCGCAATACTTGCATACGCTTACAGAACCGTCCCTTCTGACCGCGTGGAAATATGCTATGCGATGATTTTTCCTGCGGCCACTATCTTGAAAATCCTGATAGCACAAATCATGATCGCGGTCTTTGCAGGCGGATAG
- a CDS encoding MauE/DoxX family redox-associated membrane protein, whose amino-acid sequence MAETTTSRLFTASLPDLIYISFRLIIGGVFIWAGAVKLMDPKSFGQIISQYRIVPEMFLPVIAIGLPLIEVLAGLGLIADKPYCLSLITSMIIMFIIILWFGILKNLDIDCGCFSASEQNYHDGLKTAFKRDWGLLAMSFYLFFHRVRFKQLFVF is encoded by the coding sequence ATGGCAGAGACAACAACAAGCAGATTATTCACCGCAAGCCTCCCTGATTTAATTTATATCTCCTTCCGCCTTATTATAGGAGGCGTATTTATATGGGCCGGAGCAGTAAAACTAATGGATCCCAAGAGCTTCGGCCAGATCATATCCCAGTACAGAATCGTCCCTGAAATGTTTCTTCCTGTCATTGCAATCGGACTCCCTCTGATTGAAGTGCTGGCCGGGCTTGGTCTGATTGCGGACAAACCCTATTGCCTGAGCCTAATTACCTCCATGATAATCATGTTCATCATTATACTCTGGTTTGGAATTCTGAAAAATCTCGATATAGACTGCGGATGCTTTTCAGCTTCTGAGCAGAATTACCATGATGGACTTAAAACAGCTTTCAAAAGGGACTGGGGGCTTCTTGCCATGTCCTTTTATCTGTTTTTTCACAGGGTTCGTTTTAAACAGTTATTTGTTTTCTAA
- the blaOXA gene encoding class D beta-lactamase, translated as MNKFLFCVAISFFFVLATQAHSETFVEDPDISNLFKNKKINGTIVIASLKGDKTFCHNKDRARSRFLPASTFKIPNTLIALEEGAVADEKEIIKWDGKNQEIPSWNKDQSMETAFPSSCVWFYQELAKRVGKDKYEFYLKKIKYGNEQAGPEITTFWLSGDLRISAFEQIDFLKKVYTRAYPFKTSSYELLKKLMIIEQTSSHTIRAKTGWSQKVGWLTGYVESGGKVWFFATNMEINTPKDLPLRQEITFEALRLKGII; from the coding sequence ATGAATAAATTCCTTTTTTGCGTTGCTATTTCCTTCTTTTTTGTTTTAGCGACCCAGGCACATAGCGAAACTTTTGTTGAAGATCCTGATATTTCAAATCTTTTCAAAAATAAAAAAATTAATGGAACCATAGTCATTGCATCTCTGAAAGGCGACAAGACATTTTGTCACAATAAAGACCGCGCCAGATCCCGTTTTCTTCCTGCATCGACCTTCAAGATACCAAACACGCTCATAGCTCTTGAAGAAGGTGCAGTGGCAGATGAAAAAGAAATTATAAAATGGGACGGTAAAAACCAGGAGATTCCAAGCTGGAATAAAGACCAATCCATGGAGACAGCTTTCCCATCTTCATGTGTCTGGTTTTATCAGGAGCTTGCAAAACGTGTGGGCAAAGACAAGTACGAGTTCTATCTTAAAAAAATAAAATACGGAAATGAGCAGGCTGGCCCCGAAATCACCACATTCTGGCTTAGTGGGGATTTAAGGATCAGCGCCTTTGAACAGATTGATTTTCTTAAAAAAGTCTATACCAGAGCGTATCCTTTTAAAACGTCATCATACGAACTGCTCAAAAAGCTCATGATTATTGAACAGACATCTTCCCATACTATAAGGGCAAAGACCGGATGGTCACAAAAAGTTGGCTGGCTCACAGGCTATGTCGAATCAGGTGGCAAGGTATGGTTTTTTGCAACCAATATGGAGATCAATACCCCAAAGGATCTTCCCCTTCGCCAGGAAATTACCTTTGAGGCGTTAAGGCTCAAGGGTATAATCTGA
- a CDS encoding EH signature domain-containing protein, with protein sequence MNPLNTLISDLNAINIKVAGEMRFGDDSIKKIQTEAKKIHSWLSHVSNTKPPDKMIRDAVLSFRSSFRLKGSRETRFVCWGAATRLEDGKYLLIEDDRLFQRLMTSVDGYLLEPKEFRRCFRGLLAAYFGYDPDDKASTETGKKNWEFLRFYLEKKISQLSISGLSMHDWMNAILEHRNLLSNNPCERYGKGFLTGEQAELDISASTWVSRAIFKARFSAAIECGDDEFISYLPKLMKMLEDRRYARFLDKGLSMILDRYSSFGIEHINPELMYFSVRHWKNPWIFSEISKWKMVSSEARNMVARWIRVDLLKRFFEFFSGDGFNSSRRSDFWIRHIARISEMYFALGRDAMTDRRPEFMDQKRKMEGRLIAIDDGLSILHNNALIMKVGDHWFVEFGGVGGAVYVYSQLPFSPDETVNVNVSMLKDRNLAKDRLHHKDNYHGFSRWEEQFEFHLENFFWISR encoded by the coding sequence ATGAACCCGCTTAATACCCTCATAAGCGATCTGAACGCCATCAATATTAAAGTCGCGGGAGAAATGCGCTTTGGTGACGATTCCATAAAAAAAATACAGACAGAGGCAAAAAAAATCCACTCATGGCTCAGCCATGTCTCAAATACAAAACCGCCGGATAAAATGATACGTGATGCGGTTTTATCTTTCAGGTCTTCATTCAGATTAAAAGGTTCAAGGGAGACCAGGTTTGTTTGCTGGGGAGCTGCAACGAGATTAGAAGATGGTAAATACCTTCTGATAGAGGATGACAGGCTTTTTCAGAGGCTTATGACGTCAGTCGATGGCTATTTGCTTGAGCCAAAGGAATTCCGCAGATGCTTCAGGGGGCTTCTTGCCGCTTATTTCGGATATGATCCTGATGATAAGGCTTCGACTGAAACTGGCAAAAAGAACTGGGAGTTTTTAAGATTCTATCTTGAAAAGAAAATCAGTCAGTTAAGCATTTCAGGACTTTCTATGCATGACTGGATGAATGCCATACTCGAACACAGAAATCTCCTTTCAAATAACCCCTGCGAAAGATATGGCAAGGGCTTTTTAACCGGCGAACAAGCGGAACTTGACATATCTGCTTCTACCTGGGTTTCAAGGGCAATTTTCAAGGCGAGATTTTCAGCTGCCATTGAGTGCGGTGATGACGAGTTCATAAGTTATCTTCCAAAGCTCATGAAAATGCTCGAAGACAGACGTTACGCCCGCTTTCTCGATAAGGGCCTTTCCATGATTCTGGACAGATATTCATCCTTCGGAATAGAGCATATTAATCCTGAACTTATGTATTTTTCGGTCAGACATTGGAAGAATCCCTGGATTTTTTCGGAGATATCAAAATGGAAGATGGTTTCATCTGAAGCAAGAAATATGGTGGCAAGATGGATACGGGTGGATCTTCTTAAGCGGTTTTTTGAATTTTTTTCAGGAGACGGATTCAACAGCTCGAGGCGTTCTGATTTCTGGATTCGGCATATTGCTCGAATCAGCGAGATGTATTTTGCCCTTGGCAGGGACGCCATGACTGACAGGCGCCCGGAATTCATGGATCAGAAAAGAAAAATGGAAGGCAGACTTATCGCCATTGATGACGGCCTTAGCATTCTTCATAATAACGCCCTCATAATGAAGGTCGGGGATCACTGGTTTGTCGAGTTTGGCGGCGTGGGCGGAGCCGTTTATGTTTACAGCCAGCTCCCATTCAGCCCTGACGAGACTGTCAATGTGAACGTTTCCATGCTCAAAGACAGAAACCTTGCAAAAGACAGGCTTCATCACAAGGATAATTACCACGGCTTTTCAAGATGGGAAGAACAGTTCGAATTCCATCTGGAGAATTTTTTTTGGATAAGCAGATAA
- a CDS encoding OmpA/MotB family protein, producing the protein MLGGRIVIKRGSEDEAEKPFWISFADLMTALMVLFLVVMSVALLAVTKTVTEVERAKTSRESDIDSLIDKMKEITVNFPGVTVDQERKVIDFGERARFETGSYKLTPDQAKLLRSFIPDILAVANDDLGKKWLKRVVVEGFADSRGTYLYNLNLSLQRSQMVLCALLANPLPGEIPLAPEIREQIRELFMVGGYSFNSAKSSLEASRRIEMRLEFLGIGENRPSTEGIVRGDFGNCVLGM; encoded by the coding sequence ATGCTGGGCGGACGTATAGTTATAAAGCGAGGGTCAGAGGATGAAGCTGAAAAGCCGTTCTGGATTTCTTTTGCCGATCTCATGACAGCGCTCATGGTTCTTTTTCTTGTTGTAATGAGCGTAGCACTTCTTGCTGTAACCAAGACAGTTACGGAAGTTGAAAGGGCAAAAACTTCAAGGGAGTCTGACATTGACAGCCTTATAGACAAAATGAAGGAAATTACAGTTAATTTTCCGGGCGTGACCGTGGATCAGGAACGCAAGGTAATAGATTTTGGGGAAAGGGCCAGATTCGAGACCGGAAGTTACAAACTTACTCCTGATCAGGCAAAACTTCTGAGATCCTTTATTCCTGATATTCTTGCGGTCGCAAATGACGATCTTGGTAAAAAATGGCTGAAGAGAGTTGTTGTCGAGGGTTTTGCTGATTCAAGGGGGACATATCTGTATAATCTTAATCTTTCACTTCAGAGGAGTCAGATGGTTCTTTGCGCACTTCTTGCAAATCCTCTTCCAGGAGAGATTCCGCTTGCTCCTGAAATTCGTGAGCAGATCCGGGAGCTTTTCATGGTGGGCGGATATTCCTTCAATTCTGCTAAATCCTCTTTGGAAGCCAGTCGGCGAATTGAAATGAGACTCGAATTTCTTGGCATAGGAGAAAATCGTCCTTCCACAGAGGGCATTGTCAGGGGTGATTTTGGTAACTGCGTACTTGGAATGTAG
- the zorA gene encoding anti-phage ZorAB system protein ZorA translates to MPDMDLNTFFVKTTALVSALPLQVQIVGCFIIVLSLAFLWKYLIKGLYLSFKLRNLLKDLRNFKKTKGIDPSELFSAKRGREMFHLWTEYKDTLHPQKRINPETGEEEIHALRATVPAEAFFSTQALVDSRLSADFFRHLPGIFTGLGIIGTFSGLIKGLKAFNVSENTEIVRKSLESLLAGVSEAFVVSAIAIGLAMLVTLIEKSLLSSLHRKIEQLCYIIDSFFETGAGEEYLERLVKASEDSSVQSRNLKDSFIMELKQTMFELNQKQITAFNEQMSVFAHATLTSQKDLGDQIVKSIEAGISKPLESIAEVFRGQRERAGDEISSALGDVLSSFSKDQNELLGGQITGMNDIQQKTLTALESAVNQLNKMMSDLNDAGRGATDAMAEKMTDAVSSMEVRQRMMNATMSEFVEQIRNLVSQSQSETSRKLQEIISELGSQVSLMVSELRNQANDMTVMNKTTHSDLSLATVNAISSVSTELKNSMQTMQNQILQLLNVIEKQQERFVDRTEKAVIDFSKNVENTVSLSTGKTTEMISSLSRMVETSNDNTTTAVRSIHLAVTDLTEITGTSARDMNEGSKNLLMSSEEFGKASRGLTGILDKLSLIGKDMSSSSSSVAGAARMLEGISSDFRDSKQSLSAMLDNVSIIVESARREASLTEDVLSRIDGSAKKLFAAQQQADGYLSSVSEVLTTTHKEFSSNMRSTLKDVNTQFFDHLTTAVSKLREGIEELEATIGRIGGSVSREV, encoded by the coding sequence ATGCCTGATATGGATCTAAACACATTTTTTGTAAAAACAACGGCATTGGTGTCGGCCCTTCCTCTACAGGTTCAGATAGTTGGCTGTTTCATAATTGTTCTGTCCCTGGCATTTTTATGGAAATATCTTATTAAAGGTCTTTATCTGTCCTTTAAGCTTCGGAATCTTCTAAAGGATCTCAGGAATTTCAAAAAGACCAAAGGAATAGATCCTTCGGAACTTTTTTCTGCCAAGCGGGGCAGGGAAATGTTCCATCTCTGGACTGAATATAAAGATACCCTTCATCCCCAAAAAAGAATCAATCCTGAAACAGGTGAAGAAGAAATCCATGCACTGAGGGCAACTGTCCCTGCCGAGGCTTTTTTCAGTACCCAGGCTCTTGTGGACAGTCGTCTGAGCGCTGATTTTTTCAGGCATCTTCCAGGTATTTTTACGGGCCTTGGCATAATCGGGACTTTTTCTGGTCTGATAAAAGGTTTGAAAGCCTTCAACGTTTCTGAAAATACCGAAATTGTGCGTAAAAGCCTTGAAAGCCTGCTTGCCGGAGTATCAGAGGCTTTTGTCGTATCTGCCATAGCAATTGGCCTTGCAATGCTCGTCACTCTCATAGAAAAAAGTCTGCTTTCTTCACTTCACCGTAAAATTGAGCAGCTCTGTTATATAATAGACAGTTTTTTTGAAACAGGAGCCGGAGAGGAATACCTTGAAAGACTTGTTAAAGCGTCTGAGGATTCGAGCGTTCAGTCAAGGAATCTGAAGGATTCCTTTATCATGGAGCTTAAACAGACCATGTTCGAGCTCAATCAGAAACAGATCACCGCATTTAACGAGCAGATGTCAGTTTTTGCCCATGCAACGCTTACTAGTCAGAAGGATCTTGGAGACCAGATTGTCAAAAGCATAGAGGCCGGAATTTCCAAACCCCTCGAGTCCATTGCCGAAGTGTTCCGCGGACAGAGGGAGAGGGCAGGGGATGAAATAAGTTCGGCCCTTGGCGACGTGCTTTCTTCCTTTTCCAAAGATCAGAACGAGCTTCTTGGCGGCCAGATAACAGGAATGAATGATATTCAGCAGAAAACCTTGACGGCTCTTGAATCAGCGGTCAATCAGCTTAATAAAATGATGTCTGATCTTAATGATGCAGGACGCGGCGCTACCGATGCTATGGCCGAAAAAATGACGGACGCGGTTTCTTCCATGGAAGTCCGCCAGAGAATGATGAATGCAACGATGTCTGAATTTGTTGAGCAGATAAGGAATCTGGTCAGCCAGTCCCAGTCAGAAACATCCAGAAAACTGCAGGAGATTATTTCTGAACTTGGCAGCCAGGTTTCTCTGATGGTTTCGGAACTGAGAAACCAGGCCAATGATATGACTGTAATGAATAAAACCACACATAGTGATCTCTCCCTTGCCACTGTTAACGCGATCAGCTCGGTTTCAACCGAACTGAAAAATTCCATGCAGACCATGCAGAACCAGATTCTTCAGCTTCTGAACGTTATAGAAAAACAGCAGGAACGCTTTGTTGACAGAACAGAGAAGGCTGTTATTGATTTTTCCAAAAATGTCGAAAATACGGTTTCTCTTTCAACAGGCAAAACAACAGAGATGATCAGCAGTCTCTCCCGCATGGTTGAGACGAGCAACGACAACACAACAACTGCAGTCAGATCCATTCACCTTGCTGTCACTGACCTTACTGAAATAACAGGAACCTCTGCCAGGGACATGAACGAAGGCTCTAAAAATCTTCTCATGTCTTCCGAGGAATTTGGCAAGGCATCAAGGGGATTGACCGGAATACTTGATAAACTCTCGCTTATTGGCAAGGATATGTCTTCGTCATCATCATCCGTTGCAGGAGCTGCGAGGATGCTGGAAGGAATATCGAGCGATTTCAGGGATTCGAAGCAAAGCCTCTCTGCTATGCTTGATAATGTCAGCATCATTGTTGAATCAGCCAGAAGGGAAGCGAGTCTCACAGAAGATGTCCTGAGCAGGATAGACGGTTCTGCCAAGAAGCTTTTTGCAGCCCAGCAGCAGGCGGATGGTTATCTTTCATCTGTTTCAGAAGTTCTGACTACAACGCATAAGGAGTTTTCATCAAATATGCGTTCCACACTTAAAGATGTTAATACCCAGTTTTTTGATCATCTTACTACGGCTGTTTCAAAGCTTCGTGAGGGGATTGAGGAGCTTGAAGCCACCATCGGCAGAATTGGCGGAAGTGTTTCCCGGGAGGTATAG